One genomic window of Desulfuromonas sp. AOP6 includes the following:
- a CDS encoding response regulator: MGKKILIVDDSNTMRKIVTRSLRQAGIDVGEILEAGDGVEALALLEGQKVDLILSDINMPNMDGIEFLRQKATRADIKDIPVVMITTEAGADILGEAKSLGAKGSIKKPFTPEQIEETLGGLL, from the coding sequence ATGGGTAAAAAGATACTGATCGTCGATGACTCCAACACCATGCGTAAAATCGTGACCCGCTCCCTGCGACAGGCGGGAATCGATGTGGGAGAGATTCTGGAAGCCGGGGATGGGGTTGAAGCCCTGGCCCTGCTCGAAGGCCAGAAGGTCGACCTGATTCTCAGTGACATCAATATGCCGAACATGGACGGGATCGAATTTCTGCGTCAGAAGGCCACCCGTGCCGACATCAAAGATATCCCCGTGGTCATGATCACCACCGAAGCCGGAGCGGATATCCTGGGTGAAGCCAAATCCCTGGGCGCCAAGGGGAGCATCAAGAAACCTTTCACCCCGGAGCAGATCGAAGAGACCCTCGGGGGCCTTCTTTAA
- a CDS encoding response regulator, which translates to MKRIVIADDSSTARMFIRRCLEIIGLRDETFVEAANGREALAHLKEAPTDLLVTDLNMPQMDGEALLKWIRANPKLSSLPVVVITSAGNPAKEARLLELGALRVINKPVTPTILVDTLGFLLKK; encoded by the coding sequence GTGAAGCGCATTGTCATAGCGGACGACTCCAGCACCGCCCGGATGTTCATACGCCGTTGCCTTGAAATCATTGGCCTGCGCGACGAAACTTTCGTCGAGGCTGCCAACGGAAGGGAGGCTCTCGCCCACCTGAAGGAAGCCCCCACCGACCTGCTGGTCACCGACCTCAATATGCCCCAGATGGACGGCGAGGCTCTACTGAAATGGATCCGGGCCAATCCCAAGCTGTCATCCCTTCCCGTGGTGGTCATCACCAGCGCCGGCAATCCGGCCAAGGAAGCCAGGCTTCTTGAGCTCGGGGCTTTGCGGGTCATCAATAAACCGGTGACACCCACGATACTTGTGGATACACTCGGTTTTTTGCTGAAAAAATAG
- a CDS encoding HDOD domain-containing protein produces the protein MDKKFDRDTIIDAIRRVPLLSPSASRLLELSANPEHDLSEVIDIVKCDAPLTAHVLRIVNSAAFGLLNKIESIDRAVAYLGERLVVSIALGDNAGALFNKPLAGYDGEKGALWRHDLLTAMASRHISQKARVELNAGLAFTGGILHDIGKGILSDFLHDTAPELVESLEKHAIVDYLEGERALLGIDHAEAGFEVATCWQLPEALQMIIRYHHQPHKAPEAFRALVYAVHLGDIIAMMGGRGTGADTLQYPLDPKYSDYLDLTFDDLALVLLETEEEFRRIEASFHETKEN, from the coding sequence ATGGATAAAAAATTTGACCGCGACACCATTATTGACGCCATCCGCAGGGTCCCGTTGCTGTCCCCCAGCGCCTCGCGGTTGCTGGAACTGAGCGCCAATCCAGAACACGACCTGAGTGAGGTCATTGACATCGTCAAATGTGACGCCCCCCTGACGGCCCACGTCCTGCGCATTGTCAACTCAGCAGCTTTCGGTCTGCTCAACAAGATCGAATCCATTGATCGTGCCGTCGCCTACCTGGGAGAACGGCTGGTGGTCAGCATCGCTCTCGGCGACAATGCTGGCGCCCTCTTCAACAAACCCCTGGCCGGCTATGACGGTGAAAAAGGCGCTCTCTGGCGCCACGACCTGCTCACCGCCATGGCCTCCCGCCATATCAGTCAGAAAGCCCGAGTGGAGCTGAATGCCGGCCTGGCTTTCACCGGCGGCATCCTGCATGATATCGGCAAGGGCATTCTCTCCGATTTCCTGCATGACACCGCGCCGGAACTTGTCGAAAGCCTGGAAAAACACGCAATCGTCGACTACCTGGAGGGGGAAAGAGCCCTGCTGGGGATCGACCATGCCGAGGCCGGCTTCGAGGTGGCCACCTGCTGGCAGCTCCCGGAGGCCCTGCAGATGATCATTCGCTACCACCATCAGCCCCATAAGGCGCCGGAAGCCTTTCGCGCCCTGGTTTACGCGGTCCACCTCGGCGATATCATCGCCATGATGGGGGGACGCGGCACCGGGGCCGACACACTGCAATACCCCTTGGACCCAAAATACAGCGACTACCTGGACCTGACATTCGACGACCTGGCTCTGGTCCTGCTGGAAACGGAAGAGGAATTCCGCCGCATCGAAGCCTCTTTTCACGAGACGAAGGAGAACTAG
- a CDS encoding chemotaxis protein CheD, with protein sequence MSPIVLGVGDYGASNNLGDSVKTYALGSCIAVVLMDPKTRTVGMVHVALPESRINPGKGVERPGYFADTGIPALLREMVKFGCDPRGRGMIVKLAGGAKIMDPNDTFNIGKRNELAIKKILWAHGMGAVAEDLGGNYSRTVSVSVDTGIITLSSPGRSNWTL encoded by the coding sequence ATGAGTCCTATCGTCCTCGGTGTCGGTGATTACGGTGCCAGCAATAACCTGGGGGACAGCGTCAAAACCTACGCCCTCGGTTCCTGCATCGCCGTCGTCCTGATGGACCCCAAAACGCGCACGGTGGGTATGGTACATGTCGCCTTGCCCGAATCGCGGATCAACCCAGGCAAAGGCGTCGAACGTCCCGGCTATTTCGCTGATACGGGCATCCCCGCTCTTTTGCGGGAGATGGTCAAATTCGGCTGCGATCCCCGCGGACGCGGCATGATCGTCAAGCTGGCCGGCGGCGCCAAAATCATGGATCCCAACGATACGTTCAATATCGGCAAGCGCAACGAACTGGCCATTAAAAAGATTCTCTGGGCCCACGGCATGGGCGCCGTCGCCGAAGACCTAGGTGGCAACTACAGCCGCACCGTCTCCGTTTCCGTCGACACCGGCATCATTACCCTGTCGTCGCCGGGACGAAGCAACTGGACACTTTAG